Proteins encoded by one window of Roseibium sp. Sym1:
- a CDS encoding glutathione S-transferase — protein MKDVPILYSFRRCPYAIRARLAIAASGQTVELREIVLRDKAPEFLEASPSATVPCLKAGDEVLDESLDIMRWALAIADPDNWLEPDGEGLDAALELIGTCDGPFKRHLDRYKYDTRYKDADRVEERAAASEFLRTLDRRLSARRWLFGNRACLADYAILPFVRQFANTDRDWFDHQDWSALKAWLVSFETSGRLQSVMHKWPKWRSGDARVLFPDA, from the coding sequence ATGAAAGACGTCCCGATCCTGTACTCCTTCCGCCGTTGCCCCTATGCCATCCGCGCGCGCCTTGCGATTGCGGCAAGCGGGCAAACGGTGGAACTGCGTGAAATCGTGCTGCGCGACAAGGCGCCGGAGTTTCTGGAAGCATCTCCGTCCGCGACGGTGCCCTGCCTCAAGGCCGGGGATGAGGTGCTTGACGAAAGCCTCGACATCATGCGATGGGCCCTCGCAATCGCCGATCCGGACAACTGGCTGGAGCCGGACGGGGAGGGGTTGGATGCGGCGCTCGAGCTCATCGGGACGTGCGACGGCCCCTTCAAGCGTCATCTCGACCGGTATAAATACGATACGCGCTACAAGGATGCCGACAGGGTGGAAGAGCGGGCAGCGGCATCGGAGTTTCTCCGCACGCTTGACCGCCGCCTGTCGGCCCGCCGCTGGTTGTTCGGCAACCGCGCCTGCCTTGCCGACTATGCGATCCTGCCCTTTGTCCGGCAGTTCGCCAACACCGACAGGGACTGGTTCGACCATCAGGACTGGTCCGCGTTGAAGGCCTGGCTGGTCTCGTTCGAGACGTCCGGGAGGCTGCAATCGGTGATGCACAAATGGCCGAAATGGCGGTCCGGCGACGCAAGGGTGCTGTTTCCGGACGCCTGA
- a CDS encoding bifunctional alpha/beta hydrolase/OsmC family protein, whose protein sequence is MTNRPLKLEFDGAHGARLAARLDLPAGRIRAFALFAHCFTCSKDIPAARHIAGALAAEGIAVLRFDFTGLGGSGGDFSSTGFSSNVEDLKRAADFLRRNYEAPKLLIGHSLGGAAVLAVAEDIPEARAVVTIGAPSDADHVIHNFKGAEETIRETGVGEVDLAGRTFTIRREFLEDLEAQSVRDKVARLGKALLVMHAPLDDTVGIDNATEIFVAAKHPKSFVSLDKADHLLSRGEDAAYAARVIAGWASGYLEKEPVDAGAETGEGVEVVETGQGRFQAMVAGGRHRLIADEPVDYGGLDSGLSPYGFLSAALGACTVMTLRMYADRKGLTVDRIGTQVLHGKVHAADCEDCSSEVREKGGRIDRFERLITLEGDLDAETRARMLEIADKCPVHKTLEAGAAVVTRAAMAED, encoded by the coding sequence ATGACGAACCGTCCCCTGAAACTGGAGTTTGACGGCGCCCATGGCGCCAGGCTGGCCGCGCGGCTGGACCTGCCGGCGGGAAGGATCCGTGCCTTCGCGCTGTTTGCCCATTGTTTCACCTGTTCCAAGGACATTCCCGCTGCACGCCACATCGCCGGGGCACTCGCGGCGGAAGGCATCGCGGTGCTCCGGTTCGATTTCACCGGGCTCGGCGGCAGTGGCGGCGACTTTTCCTCAACCGGCTTTTCCTCCAATGTCGAGGACCTGAAACGTGCGGCGGATTTCCTGCGGCGGAACTATGAAGCGCCGAAGCTGCTGATCGGCCATTCCCTTGGCGGAGCCGCTGTGCTGGCGGTTGCCGAGGACATTCCCGAGGCACGAGCGGTTGTCACCATCGGTGCGCCGTCGGACGCGGACCACGTGATTCACAATTTCAAGGGGGCGGAAGAGACCATTCGGGAGACCGGCGTCGGCGAGGTCGATCTTGCGGGCCGGACTTTCACGATCCGAAGGGAATTTCTGGAGGACCTCGAGGCGCAGTCCGTTCGGGACAAGGTCGCGCGGCTGGGCAAGGCGCTCCTGGTCATGCACGCGCCTCTGGATGACACGGTCGGCATCGACAACGCCACCGAAATCTTCGTGGCGGCGAAGCATCCCAAGAGTTTCGTTTCGCTGGACAAGGCGGACCACCTCCTGTCCCGGGGGGAAGACGCGGCCTATGCGGCGCGCGTGATCGCGGGCTGGGCCAGTGGTTATCTCGAGAAAGAGCCGGTGGATGCGGGAGCCGAAACCGGAGAAGGCGTCGAGGTGGTGGAAACGGGGCAGGGCAGGTTCCAGGCCATGGTGGCCGGCGGCCGGCACCGGTTGATTGCCGACGAGCCGGTGGACTATGGCGGCCTTGACAGCGGCCTGTCGCCTTACGGGTTCCTGTCCGCGGCGCTGGGAGCCTGCACCGTAATGACCTTGCGCATGTATGCCGATCGCAAGGGCTTGACCGTCGACCGGATCGGGACGCAGGTCCTGCACGGCAAGGTTCATGCGGCCGATTGCGAGGACTGTTCCAGTGAGGTCAGGGAAAAGGGCGGGCGGATCGACCGGTTCGAGCGTCTGATCACCCTTGAAGGGGATCTCGATGCAGAGACACGGGCCCGCATGCTTGAAATTGCCGACAAATGCCCGGTGCACAAAACCCTGGAAGCTGGCGCCGCGGTGGTTACGCGCGCGGCCATGGCTGAAGACTGA
- a CDS encoding DUF2336 domain-containing protein: protein MINDLLSLAQDSTPEKRHQLVEHVTDLFVRGADSYQTEEITLFNTVLESMLPSMDPEQKKAISEQLAPIDDTSNKVAYELAREEIDIARPMLTSSNSLNTDDILRLAKTMGQGHLLAISKRKHLEANVTDVLLERGESPVKQSVAANDGAEFSEWGSRLLIKLAERDEKIRDAMMERADITENDYDKLISQMPPQQQAKIRKLREDNEALINDLFHKASKVVASSKLERKATRINAKATLKEIRAGQRSLGKAITQLALSNNLFDICFLLSEMAGLGQKYVTNVMVRYDSTGIAVLCRAMGVENSDYTALCKARAMHNKQPQSTAENWAADYQSLTDRDARRLLSFMKIRLQTLEGEAA from the coding sequence ATGATCAACGACCTTCTCAGTCTCGCTCAGGACAGCACCCCTGAAAAACGTCATCAGCTTGTGGAGCACGTAACCGATCTGTTCGTCAGGGGAGCCGACAGCTACCAGACGGAAGAGATCACGCTGTTCAACACGGTGCTGGAAAGCATGCTTCCGAGCATGGATCCGGAGCAGAAGAAGGCAATTTCCGAACAGCTGGCTCCCATAGATGACACCTCAAACAAGGTGGCCTACGAGCTGGCGCGTGAAGAAATCGACATCGCCCGGCCGATGCTGACGTCCTCGAACTCACTCAATACCGACGACATCCTGCGCCTGGCGAAAACCATGGGCCAGGGGCACCTGTTGGCGATTTCGAAACGCAAGCATCTTGAAGCCAATGTGACCGATGTTCTCCTGGAACGCGGCGAGAGCCCGGTGAAACAGTCGGTCGCCGCCAATGACGGGGCGGAGTTTTCGGAATGGGGGTCGCGGCTCCTGATCAAGCTGGCGGAACGCGACGAGAAGATCCGCGACGCCATGATGGAACGTGCCGACATAACCGAAAACGACTACGACAAGCTGATCAGCCAGATGCCGCCGCAGCAGCAGGCCAAGATTCGCAAGCTGCGCGAAGACAATGAAGCGCTGATCAACGACCTGTTCCACAAGGCGAGCAAGGTCGTGGCCAGTTCCAAGCTGGAGCGCAAGGCGACGCGGATCAATGCCAAGGCAACGCTGAAGGAAATCCGTGCCGGGCAACGGTCCCTCGGCAAGGCCATTACCCAACTCGCCCTGTCCAACAACCTGTTCGATATCTGCTTCCTGCTCTCCGAAATGGCCGGGCTCGGACAGAAATACGTCACCAATGTCATGGTCCGCTATGATTCCACCGGCATCGCGGTGCTGTGCCGGGCCATGGGTGTCGAAAATTCCGATTATACCGCGCTGTGCAAGGCAAGGGCGATGCACAACAAGCAGCCGCAATCCACCGCGGAAAACTGGGCAGCCGACTACCAGTCGCTGACGGACCGCGACGCGCGCCGCCTGCTGTCCTTCATGAAAATTCGCCTGCAGACCCTGGAGGGGGAAGCGGCCTGA
- a CDS encoding DUF2336 domain-containing protein: MTDSLLRLAKDSSKEKKHELAEHVTGLLAARADDTGSEETHLLNNMLEGVYDALEHDAKRKMSEKLADVRSTSAKLAAAMASDDLPIAQAVLERSKSLAEADLKKIAETKDQGYLLALAKRDHVSKDLSTILIKRGSKEVKHAVAANLGAEITMPVFESLVKDMPKQMGDRIRHLRKSNEELLEDLFRDDGEIAAGSELVKKPAKISPKAWLMGIKLGKTNLNKAIYQLSHEHNLLDAVGLLSYFSGLDMKYVHNLMVRYDSTGIATVCRATGIGAMEFQAVCKERCKHLKFPESTGSKWLTNYHMLDDTDARRLLALMKMKLEAAKHEQAA, from the coding sequence ATGACCGACTCGCTTCTCAGGCTTGCCAAGGACAGTTCCAAGGAAAAGAAACACGAGCTCGCCGAGCACGTGACAGGGCTTCTTGCCGCCCGCGCCGACGACACCGGGTCCGAGGAAACCCATCTTCTGAACAACATGCTCGAAGGCGTCTATGACGCTCTCGAACACGACGCGAAACGGAAGATGTCCGAGAAACTCGCGGACGTCCGGTCGACATCCGCGAAACTCGCCGCCGCCATGGCGAGCGACGACCTGCCCATTGCCCAGGCGGTCCTGGAACGCTCCAAGTCGCTCGCCGAGGCCGACCTGAAGAAAATCGCCGAGACCAAGGACCAGGGATATCTTCTGGCGCTGGCCAAGCGTGATCACGTCAGCAAGGATCTCAGCACGATCCTGATCAAACGGGGCAGCAAGGAAGTCAAACATGCCGTCGCCGCCAACCTCGGCGCGGAAATCACGATGCCGGTGTTCGAGTCACTGGTCAAGGACATGCCCAAGCAGATGGGCGACCGTATCCGCCATCTGCGCAAGTCCAACGAGGAACTGCTGGAGGACCTGTTCCGCGACGACGGCGAGATCGCCGCGGGGTCGGAGCTGGTCAAGAAACCCGCAAAGATCAGCCCGAAAGCCTGGCTGATGGGGATCAAGCTGGGCAAGACGAACTTGAACAAGGCGATTTACCAGCTTTCGCACGAGCACAATTTGCTCGACGCCGTCGGGCTGCTGTCCTATTTCTCCGGCCTGGACATGAAATACGTGCACAATCTCATGGTGCGCTACGACAGCACCGGGATCGCTACCGTCTGCCGGGCCACAGGCATCGGCGCCATGGAATTCCAGGCCGTCTGCAAGGAACGCTGCAAGCACCTCAAGTTTCCGGAAAGCACCGGTAGCAAGTGGCTGACCAACTATCACATGCTGGACGACACGGATGCGCGCCGTTTGCTGGCCCTCATGAAGATGAAGCTGGAAGCCGCCAAGCACGAACAAGCGGCCTGA
- a CDS encoding 5-formyltetrahydrofolate cyclo-ligase has product MHDHDDPPGDPPCQAHKVIGGHIVDEQTYLDVCRYRKSERQRLYDLRRRMDQQARQAATIALIKHLGHALKERQFDTVAVYWPIRGEPDLRPLMSELCAAGKTVLLPVVLEKNAPLVFRPWYPGCKMVRGIWNILVPAAGTLKDPQVVIAPLVGVDKAKYRLGNGGGYYDRTLVSFGTAPFVIGAGFDFCRIETIFPMAWDIPMDKVVTEQGSGD; this is encoded by the coding sequence ATGCATGATCACGATGATCCGCCTGGCGATCCCCCATGCCAAGCACACAAGGTGATCGGCGGTCATATCGTGGACGAACAGACCTATCTGGATGTCTGCCGGTACCGCAAGTCCGAGCGGCAACGTCTCTATGACCTGCGCAGGCGGATGGACCAGCAGGCCCGCCAGGCCGCAACGATCGCGTTGATCAAGCATCTGGGGCATGCCCTGAAGGAGCGGCAGTTCGACACGGTCGCCGTCTACTGGCCGATCCGCGGGGAGCCGGACCTGCGCCCGCTCATGAGCGAGCTGTGTGCGGCGGGCAAGACGGTGTTGCTGCCCGTTGTTCTGGAAAAGAACGCTCCCCTTGTCTTTCGTCCCTGGTATCCCGGATGCAAAATGGTCCGGGGCATCTGGAACATCCTGGTTCCCGCCGCCGGGACCCTTAAGGATCCCCAGGTCGTGATCGCGCCCCTCGTTGGCGTCGACAAGGCAAAATACCGCCTCGGAAACGGCGGCGGCTATTACGATCGAACGCTGGTCAGCTTCGGGACAGCGCCTTTCGTCATTGGCGCCGGGTTTGACTTTTGCAGAATCGAAACGATTTTTCCGATGGCATGGGACATCCCGATGGACAAGGTCGTTACCGAACAGGGATCAGGCGACTGA
- a CDS encoding cytochrome c-type biogenesis protein gives MIRYFLTSLLLCLSLLTAPAVAVAPDEILDDPVLEARARALSAGLRCMVCQNQSIDDSDAPLAKDLRVLVRERLVAGDSDAEVVDYLVSRYGEFVLLKPRFAWHTLVLWAAGPVALLAGLIAIFAALRRRAARQDKAEAQAASKLSEEEERRLKALLGNAD, from the coding sequence ATGATCCGGTACTTTCTCACCAGCCTGCTGCTTTGCCTGTCCCTCCTGACTGCGCCTGCCGTGGCGGTCGCACCGGACGAGATTCTCGATGACCCGGTGCTCGAGGCGCGTGCCCGGGCATTGTCCGCTGGACTGCGTTGCATGGTCTGCCAGAACCAGTCCATCGACGACAGCGATGCGCCGCTGGCCAAGGACCTCAGGGTCCTTGTGCGTGAGCGGCTGGTTGCCGGTGACAGCGACGCCGAAGTGGTCGATTACCTCGTGTCGCGTTACGGCGAATTTGTCTTGCTGAAGCCGCGTTTTGCCTGGCACACGCTTGTGCTTTGGGCGGCAGGGCCTGTGGCGCTGTTGGCCGGCCTGATCGCCATTTTCGCGGCGCTGCGCCGGCGCGCGGCTCGGCAGGACAAGGCCGAAGCACAGGCCGCGTCCAAACTGTCCGAGGAAGAAGAACGTCGTTTGAAGGCGCTTCTTGGGAATGCCGACTAG